The nucleotide sequence TACTTGCCAAGTGCTACGGTGGCGATATCACCCGTAAGAAAAAACTTTTGGAGCGTCAAAAAGAGGGCAAGAAAAGAATGAAACAGATTGGATCTGTCCATATCCCTCAAGAGGCGTTTTTGGCAGTGCTTCAGGTGGGCAAGAAATAGACCCCCATTCCTTTACTGTAATTATTCATCTCTCCCATTGAGAGAGAGTGGATTGTGACCCTTTACCAACTTTACGCTCGGTATATCGATGATGACTCTTGATTTTCCCACCATTTTAGTTATTGCTACCTTCCTCACCGGGATTATTTGGGGGGGTGATTCCCTGTTCTTTGCACAACGGCGACGTGCTGCTCAACTGGGTGCTACGAGTGATTCTGCCAAGGCCAGGGAGGCGCAACGCACTTATCAAGAACCTATTTTGGTAGAAACTGCACGCTCTTTCTTTCCAGTAATCCTAGTCGTATTGTTGTTGCGTTCCTTCGTAGTAGAACCCTTTCGTATCCCTTCGGGCTCCATGATGCCGACCTTGTTGATAGGAGATTTTATTCTAGTTAATAAATTCTCCTACGGGATTCGCCTACCCGTGTTGGATAAAAAGATAATTAGCATTGGCGAACCACAGCGTGGCGATGTGGTGGTGTTTCGCTATCCAGAAGACCCCAGCGTTGACTACATCAAGCGAGTAGTGGGGCTTCCTGGGGACCGTGTGAGCTATCACAACAAGAAGGTAACCGTGAATGGTAAACCCATGGAGTCATCGCCAATTGGTATCTATCAAGGAGAGGGGGCCGGGTCCGGAATGTCGGGAAACAGTCATTTCCGTGAACAACTCGGCGAGGTGGAGCATGATATTTTGACTGCTCCAGGCCGACTTTCCATAGAAGGCGATTTTATCGTTCCTCCCGACCAATACTTTGTCATGGGGGATAATCGCGATAACAGCAAAGATAGCCGCTATTGGGGAACCCTTCCAGAACAAAATTTGGTAGGGAAGGCCTTCTTCATCTGGATGAATTGGGATTGGTCCAATGGTGGGGTGGGTTGGCGCCGGATTGGCACCAAAATTCGCTGAGATGGTTTGAGATGAAACGTATCAAACGAAGAGATCCTGGGAAGTTTTTCGCGTGGGTAGCTCAAAAACACGACTAACAAATTAGGGGCAACACTATGAATGTGCGATCAACGCAACGTGGTATGACATTTTGGGGCATGTCGGTGGTTCTGGCTATGGCCGGATTTCTGGTAATGCTAGCCATCCACTTGCTCCCAATCTATACCGATGACCTTAAAGTAACCAAGGCCCTCGATATATTGAAAGTAGGTCCCGAGGGGCGAACCCGCGAGGTCATCGTCGATCAATTTATGCGTCAATTGTCGGTTAATGATGTGAGAAGCATTCGTGCTGAGGATCTCAAACTGGAACCGCGAAATGGTGGTTTTGTGGCAAACCTCAACTATGAGATCCGCGTTCCGATCATGTACAACGTGGATGCGGTGGTGAAATTTTCTCATCACCAGGATATCCGTTGAGCCGGGACTCCGCCCTTTTTGCCCAGGCAGTGGGCCATCATTTCGCGAATAGCGATCTCCTGACCCATGCACTGACCCACTGTAGCGCTGGCGGCACTCATAATGAGCGCATGGAGTTTTTGGGCGATGCGCTCCTCGGCTATATCATTGCTGAAACCCTCTATCACCGCTTCCCTAATGCCAATGAAGGTGAATTGACGCGCCTGCGTTCCACTTTAGTGCGTCGCGATACCCTGGCACAGGTTGCTCGAGGATTAGATCTGGGGAGCTATTTGACTTTAGGGTGTGGCGAGATCAAGACCGGTGGTTTTCGGCGTGACTCCATTTTGGCGAATACCTTAGAGGCAGTGATCGCAGCGGTGTATTTGGATGCTGGTCTGGCGGCATGCCGGGTCCTGGTATTGCGTTTGATAGAACCCTTTCTTGCGAATCTCTGTGCCCCGGAGCAGAGCAAAGACTCCAAGAGTCGCCTCCAGGAATATCTTCAATCCCGTCGTTTACCTTTGCCGGTCTACACCGTGTTATCGGTTACCGGTACCGAGCACGACCAAGTCTTTCAGGTGGAGTGTTGTTTAGAGGCCCTTCCGGCACCTGCTCCGGGCACAGGTCCGACCCGTCGCCGTGCGGAACAAGACGCGGCGTGTCGCGCACTAGATACCCTCACCACCGGATTGTCCAGTCTTAATCAAAGGGCAAAAAAACCAAATTAACGGATTAAATTCTCAACTGACTATTATGACTGATCCCATCCTTCATCGTTGTGGTTTCGTGGCCGTTGTCGGTCGACCCAATGTTGGTAAATCAACCTTGGTCAATCGTTTGGTGGGCCAAAAGATCTCCATTACGGCGCGCCGTCCGCAGACTACCCGCCATCGGATCCTGGGTATTCGCACCCGTGCTGAGTTTCAGGCCATCTACGTGGATACCCCCGGTTTGCATCGGGAGGGTAAACACGCCATGAGCCGGTATCTCAACCGCACCGCCCACTCAGCCCTAGCGGCGGGAGAGGTCAATGTGGTGGTCCTAGTGGTTGCTGGTACTAAATGGACTGAAGAAGATGACCTGGCCTTGGTGATGCTCGAGACGGTACAGGTACCAATTCTCCTTGCCGTCAATAAGATCGACCTGGTCCCTGACAAGACAGTACTCCTACCCCATCTCCAACAGTTGGCGAGCAAGCGTGGCTTCGCCCAGATCGTGCCGCTCTCCGCGACACGTGGTGAAAATATTGACGCCTTGGAGCGTCTTATTGTTCCATTACTACCGGAAGGAATGGCACAATTCCCCGAAGATCAGGTCACAGATCGGAGTCTACGTTTCATCGCCGCCGAATTGGTGCGGGAGAAACTTATCCGTCACCTCGGTGAAGAATTGCCCTATGCCCTGACTTGCGAGGTGGAACACTTCGAGGAAAAGGGCGGATTGTCTCGAGTAGGCGTGATCATCTGGGTCGAACGCCCCGGTCAGAAGGCCATCGTCATCGGCAAAAACGGCGCCATGCTAAAGCGTGTTGGCCAGGAGGCGCGTGAGGATATGGAACGCAATTTTGAATGCAAAGTCTTTCTGGAAACTTGGGTACGGGTCCGCTCGGGTTGGTCCGATGATGAACGAGCACTAAAAAGTCTGGGCTATATAGAATAGTTCGAGTTGCCACCTAATGCCTGTCCCGGTTTTTTTCTTCCTATTGGTCAGAATTTTCAATTCATTATGAACGCCAGTAATACCTTGCTCAATCTTGAAACTCTCCGACCACGGCTTGTGGCGGGGGTGACGTTCATCGATGCAGGACCCGTGCACGTTTTCCTAAAAAATCTTACCAAAGTCACCTACGTCAAACTAACCAAAGAGGAGGCAACCTTAGTTCAAACGTTCGATGGGACCCGAGGCCTCCCTGATATCTTGCAGGCACAAATTGAAAAGACCGGAACCCGTTATTTTCAGCGTACCCTCGATGCGATTGAGAAGCTAAATAGTGGGAGTTTCCTGGCGGACGGCCCAGCGTCTGATCAGTCCCCTAGTCCCGATAAAATATACCAGCCTAGCGGATTCAATAATAGAGCACTGCAATTTTTCGCGACCGCGCTGACATCGCTACCCGGTTTGGTTCTTCTCGCCCTTTGTGGAGTGACAGGACAATTACTCGCGACATTTTCTCATGGAAAGAAATTCTTTTTAGCGTTTTCTGTATTGCCTACTGCGGGGGAAATGGAGCGGGTTCTTGCGTATGGTGGAGGGCTCATCATTCTATGGCTGACCCTGGTATTAGTCATTAGTATGAAGAATTTGTTGTCCGCCGGGGCTCTCGCGTATTATCAATGTGAGGTGCTACGACCGCGTCTCCGCTTTAGTTACGGTTTGATCTTCTTCGATTGCGAACTTGACGATATTGTAATGGCGGGGCGGACGAGAATATTCCGACTGTTCGCTATGCGGATTTTGTTTCCCCTCCTGTTTATGCCCGTGGCGGTTGCGCTCAGTTTTTTATGGACTTTTCCTGAAATTGTGCGGCAGGTATGTTGGTTTACCTTTCTCTTCGGAGTTGCCCCGCTGTTTGAGAGTGAACTGACCAAATACATGTACTACACCACCGAGTTTGGATCGACGGGGCAGCCGATTAATCGATTCCTACGTGAAAAGTTCCTGCGTGGGTTATTTGGTCAGAATGGAGAGGTACGTGTCCAGAATTACCTTCTAGGAATGTCAGCAGCGGCCCTATTATGGCTCTACGGAATTTATGCGGCCCTTTGGGGAATATTACTGGCGGGCTTTACTGATTTAGTAGTGGACTTCAAAGTGGGCGGGATGCTCATTAAGACGCTAACCAGTATTTATTTTATAATTCTTACTCTACCGTTGGTGGTGGTATTGGCGGTATTCATCTCGATTGGAATATCCAACGCAGTCTCGGTAACGGGTTCACCATTGCGTCGTCTGACGCAACTCGGTCGGAAGATTGCGCGTGGTCGTGTCCCAGCACAAGGAGAGCTTGCCGAGTTTTTGCGAGGAATTCCATTATTTTCGAAGCTTGATTCAAATGAGATTGATGTACTGGCATCGCGTTTACGAATTGTACGCCTTCGACCGGGTACCACCGCAGTGGCTCAGGGAGACCCCGCTGATGCGTTTTACTGCGTAGTCTCTGGAAAGCTGCGCGTGACTATTGAGGATGAATACTGTCAAGAGCGTGTGGTGAATGAATTAACGCCGGGCGGTTCGTTTGGGGAGATTGCGCTCCTTGAAAGTAGTCCACGAACAGCCACGGTGACGGCAGTTGAACCATCAACATTGATTGAACTGGGGCGCAAAGAATTTGAAAACTTTGTGATCCGCTCGGCGGGTGGTGGTGAGAAGGTAACCGATATGATCAATATTGGCAGAATGCTGATGGAAGGAAACAGTGTTTTCGCTTTGCTTACCCCGTGCCAGATCAATCGTCTTGTTGTACTGTTAAAACGTGAGAATTACCGGGTGGGCGAAACTATTTTCCATGAGGGTGAACCGGGCGATCGTTTTTATATTGTAAATAAAGGTAAAGTGTTTGTTGATCTTACCGAAACGGGAAGTCCAGTACGTCGCTTGACTCTTGGTAGGGGAGATTTCTTTGGTGAGATTGCATTAATTAAAAGGATACTGCGCACCGCTACCGTTACGGCTGCGGGAGATGTTGAGGTTCTATATCTCACGAAAGACGAGTTCTATGATTTTCTAGGGCACAATGCCTGGGCGGGTGTTCGCTTCGATGAAGTGGCAACTCGCCGTATGGCAAATGTGTAGAGTTGAGTCGCCGCCTAACTTTTCAACCTAGCGGAATCCATTCCGCTGGCTGAAAAGTTTGAGATTCAACCAGCCCGCCGAAAGGCAGCCGACAAGAAGTGAAGCGAAAGCGAGTCACCCTGGGATGCTTCTCCAGTCCCAGGCTCTGACGACGAAAGGAATGACGGTCGAGACGGTATAAGACCCAATCCTTAGTCTGACCGACCTTCTTGTTCTGGGCGAGGAGACCCTTACTGGCGTAAGCCAAGTTACTCTTACGGGTTGACAGCCGGGAAAGACCGGCATTTTTATAGAAACGTCAAAGGACGGCGGGCTGGCTGAACCTCAATAGCAGCGGCTTCAGAATTTCCCTCGCGTCCTCTGCTCCATTGCATTACGCAACCGGACTGGGGGGGCGTCGCACTCCCAGTGCTCCTTCAAGGAGATTGGTAACTGATGCCTGTCAGACTGATTTTTTCTATCGTGGTAATTCTGATTATTGGGGCCGTCACCAAGATGGTCAGCCAACAGATTGGTTTTATTGCCAACAATGCAGAGATCATGACCGCCTCGAGCGAGGTGCATGAGATCGCCAAGGTTGTTTATATCGATTATGTGAGTTCTAGTCGTAATCTGAGCGCCCTGTCCCAAAACGAGTTTGCTGCATATCTCCGTAAACGTGTAAAAATCGACGACCCTACTCGTGATTCTGCGAAGGATCCGTGGCTGATGCCATATCGCATTATGGTATGGCAATATGGTGGCTACGAGATACGCAGTGCCGGTCCGGATCTAGAGTTCGATACCGATGATGATATCGTTGCAGAGGGGCACTAGGCGTGAGACGGGCTATCCGTTTAGTCCGCGACGCCTCGTTTACTTAACTCCAACGGCTACCTAGACTTAAACAAATGGCCCACGTCCTTGTGTCGTGGATTCCGGCAGTCCCTGCCGGAACGACGGATTAACCGTTGGTTGGGCGACAACTCAAATTATTTCCGGAAGGTCGCCAGGTGTTTCAAGAACCAACGATAAGTTGTGGTAAGACCATCGCGTAACTCAATGCGGGGGTTCCATCCCAGGGCGATCAAACGCGACGGATCCACTAGCTTGCGCGGAATCCCATCCGGCTGAGTAGTATCAAAGGTAATAGTCCCTTGATATCCAACCACCCCTGCAATCATCTCGGCCAATTCACGGATAGTAATGTCCTGGCCGGTTCCAATATTAATAATGCGTTCCTCGTCGTAGTGTTCCATTAGAAAGCAGGCGGCCTGTGCGAGATCATCGACGTGCAGAAATTCCCGTTTAGGCTGGCCCGTGCCCCACACCACGACCTGCGGTAACGCGGCCTCCTTAGCCTCGTGGAAGCGACGTATTAATGCTGGGATGACATGGGAGTTGCTCGGATGGAAATTATCACCGGGTCCGTAGAGATTGGTCGGCATCAGGGAAATGGTCGAGAAACCATATTGACGACGGTAGGCCTGGCACATCTTGATCCCGGCGATCTTGGCGACCGCATACCATTCATTGGTGGGCTCCAACGGGCCGGTGAGTAACGCATCTTCGGGAATAGGCTGAGGGGCGTGTCGCGGATAGATACAGGAGGACCCCAGAAAAAGCAGTTTCTTAACCCCGTGACGGTAGGCAGCGTCAATGACATTGGTCTGGATGAGCAGGTTATCGCGAATGAAATCTACAGGATAGGTATCGTTGGCGTGAATTCCCCCCACTTTGGCCGCAGCAAGAAATACGTATTCGGGGCGTTCGCTGGCGAAGAAATTATCTACAGCGAGTTGATTAGCCAGATCCAATTCGGCATGGCGGCGAGTGATCAAATGGTCATAGTCCTGAGCCTGTAAAGCGCGCAGGATGGCGGCGCCCACTAGGCCACCGTGACCAGCTACACAGATACGTGCGGAGCGTTCCATTACGGGCTTCCTCATTCATGATATTGAAAGGTACGAAATCCCTCACGGGCACACAATGCGTCACGTTGGGCGGTTTCGAGGTCGGCACTAACCATCTCGGCAACTAATTCCTGAAAACTGATCCGGGGTACCCAACCAAGTTTCTCGCGGGCCTTACTGGCATCACCGAGGAGGGTCTCTACCTCGGTCGGACGGAAATAACGCGGGTCTACCGCCACGATGCATCGTCCAGCGGCATCATAGCCCTTTTCTTCCACTCCTTGTCCACTCCAGTGTATTTCCATCCCGAGCCGGCTAGCAGCGGCTGAAACAAATTCGCGCACTGAATATTGCTCACCGGTCGCAATCACGAAATCATCGGGAGATTCCTGTTGAAGCATCAACCATTGCATCTCCACGTAGTCGCGGGCGTGACCCCAATCACGTCGAGAATCCAGGTTGCCCAGATGGAGTCGTTCCTGAAGCCCCAATTGGATACGCGCCAAGGCACGGGTGATCTTGCGAGTAACAAAAGTCTCACCACGAAGCGGTGACTCGTGATTGAACAGGATCCCATTACACGCATAGAGTCCGTAGGCCTCACGATAATTCACCGTGATCCAATAGCCGTAGAGTTTGGCTACCGCGTAGGGCGACCGTGGATAAAAAGGCGTAGTCTCGCGCTGCGGGATCTCCTGGACCTTTCCGAATAGCTCCGAGGTTGATGCCTGATAGAAACGAGTTTTGCGCTCAAGCCCCAGAATGCGAATTGCCTCAAGCAGCCGTAGCGTCCCGAGGGCATCGGAATTGGCGGTGTATTCCGGGCTTTCAAAGGATACCGCCACATGGCTTTGCGCAGCGAGGTTGTAGATCTCGTCAGGTTGGATCTGTTGGACAATGCGAATAAGATTGGTGGAATCAGTCAGATCACCGTAGTGCAGGATGAAATGACGCCCCGTCTCTTGTGGACCTTGATAGAGATGGTCGATCCGGTCGGTATTAAATAGCGAAGACCGACGTTTAATGCCGTGTACCTCATAGCCTTTTTCCAGAAGAAACTCGGCCAGATAGGCCCCATCCTGGCCGGTGACGCCGGTAATTAAAGCACGTTTCATTCAGTCGTTTCCGTTATGTGCGTAGTGCGGGGTTGAGGAGTATTGTCTATTTTGGGTGCGCTAATCAGCGTTGCCCAGTAATCTTCGGCGTAATAGGACAATAGAGAAATACAACCCCACTAGGGTATAGGCGGCGAGCACCAATAGGTGCAATGTCACTTCGGTAAGCGGTAGTCCCACCACCAATGGCCGTATCAGGGCCACTGCATGGGCCAATGGTAACATCCAGGCCCCGGTTTGCACCGCTGGTCCCATTTCTCCCAATGGGAAAAAGATCCCGCTCAGCAGAAACATCGGGGTGACCGCCAGAGTGGAGTAATAGAGGAAGAAGTCGTAACTATGCGCGAAGGCAGTAATTACCAGAGCCAGTGATGCGAAACACAACCCGGTGAGGAACAGGATCGGCAACGCCATGAGCGCGGTTGCATCGTGAATGACCCCAAGTGGTGTCATCACTATCAAAATGGCTATCCCGGACATTACCCCCTTGGTTGCGGCCCACATGGCCTCGCCGAAGACGATGTCATCCACGTCGAGTGGCGTGCAGAGCATGGCGTGCCAGGTCTGTTGGCTGCTGAGGCGGGTGAAGGCGGAATAAAGCCCCTCGAAGGTGGCGGTATTCATGGTGCTGGAGCACACCACCCCGGAGGCGAGAAAGGCAAGGTAGGGCAGTCCTTGAACCTCTCCCACGAAACCGCCCAGGCCATAGCCCAGGGCCAGAAGAATGAGCAGTGGTTCGCCGAAGTTGCCGAGTACGGCAGGTCCGGCGAGTTTGCTCCAGACCCGCAGGTGACGCCGCCACACGGCCCACCAGCGTCCACTCAGGCGTGGCAGTGACCAATGGTTCATCCTGCTGTCTCCTCGTGTAGTTCGCGGCCGGTGAGTTTCAAGAACACATCCTCCAAACTGGCCGGACGATGGAGAAACCACAACTCTGGGCGTGCTGTCAGGTCGGCGAGTAGGGCGCGGTCGTCGTCGGTGTAGCAAAAGACCGTTTCACCTATCTGTTCGGTACGGGAAGCCAGATGTCGGCCATGCGCCAAACGCCACTGCTCGACCCCTGGGCCGTGGACCTCTACCACCCGTGGCTCGATATGGGCCGCGATCAGTTCGCGTGGGCTGCCGATGACCAAGACCCGGCCATGATCGAGGATGGCGAGGCGGTCGCAGAGACGCGCGGCCTCTTCCATGTAGTGGGTAGTCAGGATCAAGGTGACGCCGGTGGCGAGCAGCGAGCGCAGGCGTTGCCAGATGAGTTGACGCGCTTGCGGGTCGAGGCCGGTGGTTGGTTCGTCGAGGATCACCAGATCGGGACGATTCACCAAGGCCCGTACCAAGGTCAGGCGTCGCCGCATCCCGCCCGAGAGTTGTTGCACCCCGGCATTTGCCTTGGAGGTGAGGGCCGCCAGTTCCAACAGTTCGATGACGCGCGTATCCACCGCCGCACCGTACAGGCCGAAGTAACTGGCGTAGGTACGCAGGTTTTCCACCACGGTGAAGTCGGGGTCGAGGTTGTCCTGCTGGGGGACCACCCCCACCCGGGCGCGCATGGTTCGGGCCTCCTGCGGAATTGGATAACCCAGGACCTCAATACTCCCCGAGGTCGGCGGGGTATGGCCCAGCAGGAGGCGCAGGGTCGTGGTCTTGCCCGCACCATTGGGACCAAGCAGACCAAAGCATTCCCCACGCTGTACGTCGAGATCGAGTCCATCGACCACTGTATCCGGGCCATAGCGTTTGGTGAGTCCGCGCAGGTGTACCACTGGCTGAGGCGAGGTATTCGTCATAGTCATAGCGTTCATACATTCATAGCGTTATTTAGCCGCTTCCGGCCAGAAATTCGAGGCGTTGAGTTGATCATCAGTGTCCCCGAGAAACCCCGCCCTTGAGGGCGGGGAGGAAAGGGGACGGTTTTTTCCGCCCCATTGGATAGCAAAATCTTTAAAGTTGCCGGTCTTTCCCGGCTGTCAGCCCGTAAGGGCCTAGTGACGCACACCTTACGGTGTGGCTCCCCTCGCCAATGTTGCAACGCAGCTTCGATTCTTGCGAACCTTGCAGCAGACCGTTTCGTGCGTACCCGTCGCGTGTCTGCTTCTGCTGCTTTCAGAGCTTGGAGTTGAGGAAGCGCCCCAAGGTGAGTCTTGTACTTCGTTGCAACGTAGTCCGATTTCTCGGACTAAGGCTGGTCAATCTCGGGCTTGGTTTCACAAGCCACGGGCTTTAGCCCGGGGTGATTGACAGGTCCACGGACAGGTCTCAGGGAAGTGGGAAAACATCGGGATGATGATCTTAAAAACTTTAGCCTTGTTTATGGTGGATCCAGAACATCGCCGGAGAGTCGTCATTTTTCGCGAAACCCGACGGGACTTCCCAGCCGCCCTCGGGAGGAGGTTGCCTGTTTCCTGATAGTTGGTTTTAGACAATAAATCTGCTAATGTCTACTTCGTCCATTTGCTCAGGTTTCAGAAATTGCTCACTATAACGCCGATACACACCCGAGGTGAGAAATAGATCGAATAGGTTCGGGTCGATATGTCGATCCTTTTTGAAGAAAGATAGAATTTTTATCGATTCGGAGAGAGATTTGGCCTTTTTGTAAGGCCGATCCGGTGCTGTTAATGCCTCGAAAATATCGGCAATCACCATAATACGCGCGGGTATCGATAATTCATCCAGCGTTAATTGCCGTGGATAGCCGCTACCAATCAGCGTTTCGTGGTGAGTTCCGGCGTATTCCGGTACTCGCTTGAGATGTTTTGGTAAAGGTAGGTTGTCCAGCATGACGATGGTTTGCATAACATGCTCGTTGATCTTGAAACGCTCTTCCTCGGACAAAGTGCCACGCGTAATCGCGAGATTGTGCAATTCGCCAAGGTTGTATAAATGCTCAGGAACTTTGTTCTTAAATCGATATTTAGGGTCAAAATCGGTTGTGCGTATCCGTGGGATGATATGCTCCGGCTTATCGGCCAACAAGGTTTCTTGGGCGGGGAGCGTGGCGACGGGGGCCTTCTGGTAACGTCTTAACTCTTCATGCGATAGACCGATTCGATCATCAAAGTGCCGCTGCCAGATCTCCGTGCCGATCTTCCATATCCGTTCTATCCGCTCCGGCGCCATAAATTCGCCACCAATATTACATTCCGCCACGAAAGAGAAATCGTCGATAAGCTGCTGGTGGCGTGCGTCAAATACCGCGTCGGCCTGCGCATTTGGCGTACCCGCCAAGATTGCCTCCAGGCATTCAATTTTGGCATCACGCAACAAAACTTCAAAACGCATCCGCACTTCGTGGATACGGTTATAAATAGTTTCAAGTTTAGTGGCCTTATCGACAATATGTTCCGGTGTAGTCACCTTTCCGCAATCATGCAGCCACGCACCAACCCGAAATTCGTACCATTCTTCTTTGGTGGTGAAGGTAAAGTCGGCAAGCGGACCATGTTCTACCTTGCTTGCCTCCTCGGCCAACATCAGCGCCAACGTGGGAACTCGCGAGCAGTGTGCCCCGGTATAAGGACTCTTGGCGTCAATTGCCCCAGCGATAATCTTGATCAGGGCATCGATCAGTATCTTTTGCGACTCGAGCAAATTATGGTTCTCCAGCGCTACCGCCGATTGTGAGGCCATTGCCTCAATGAAGCCGATTAGGTGCGGTGGAAAGGGTATCACCATGCCCGTTTTTTCGTCGAGCGCATTGAGTAATTGCAATACGCCGATGACCTCGTCATCGTTCGGCGTGAGTGGGACGGTCAATATAGATATGGTACGGAATCCCGACTTTTCACTGAATGCCTTGGTGCCGGAGAGATCGAAACGAGTCTCGCTATACACATCGTTGATCACCACGGTTTCTTTATGAAGTGCGGCATAAGTAACGACAAACTTCTCGTTGGGCGTGCCATCGGAATTAAAGAGTGGAATTTCATACGTGGGCAACGCGTCATCGCTGGTGCGCATCACAAAACAAAGCGTGTGGTGTTCAGTCTTCAGAAATAAAGTTGCTGCTGCACAATGTGCGATGTCGCGGGCACCCAGTAAAATATGTTTGAGTAATACGTTACGATCCTTTTCGTGACTAAGCAATAAACCATTCTCAACCAAACTGGCTAGCTTCTCTTTGCAATGCGCGTCACTGTAAGGACTTGGTAGGTCAGTTGCCTCGATGGTGATATGCGCACCTTCGTTGAGTAGTAGTGATTCGTTTGGTGTCATGTGGATAGTTTCTGATTTTATACTACGCTCCGCCACAATCTTTGATTATCTGATTTCTCGGATATGAGAAACAAATCACACCATCCGTCACTCAACGCATGGTTATAAAATCAGGGATTATGGCGAGGCGCAGTATATTTTAGGATCTAAGTGATTTGCAACGAACCTCTTTTTATAAAAGAGCGTAGGTTTGATGGATGTCCAAGAAATATCGTTCTCTATTGAAATTACAAATCCAGGTTGTTACCTAACCCAAGTTGCCACCTATTCAAAATTCGGGATCGCATCCAATCGTCCCCCCTCAATCCCCCCGTAAACGGGGGGAGGTCTGCGGCCTACTCCCTCCCCGTTTACGGGGAGGGCTGGGGGAGGGGGCAAGTAGGTGGCAACTTGGGTTACCTACTTGAAATAACATAAATTCATCAGTGTCCCCGAGAAACCCCGCCCTTGGGGGCGGGGAGGAAAGGGGACGGTTTTTTCCGCCCCATTGGATAGCAAAATCTTTAAAGTT is from Gammaproteobacteria bacterium and encodes:
- the gmd gene encoding GDP-mannose 4,6-dehydratase, with protein sequence MKRALITGVTGQDGAYLAEFLLEKGYEVHGIKRRSSLFNTDRIDHLYQGPQETGRHFILHYGDLTDSTNLIRIVQQIQPDEIYNLAAQSHVAVSFESPEYTANSDALGTLRLLEAIRILGLERKTRFYQASTSELFGKVQEIPQRETTPFYPRSPYAVAKLYGYWITVNYREAYGLYACNGILFNHESPLRGETFVTRKITRALARIQLGLQERLHLGNLDSRRDWGHARDYVEMQWLMLQQESPDDFVIATGEQYSVREFVSAAASRLGMEIHWSGQGVEEKGYDAAGRCIVAVDPRYFRPTEVETLLGDASKAREKLGWVPRISFQELVAEMVSADLETAQRDALCAREGFRTFQYHE
- the nodJ gene encoding Nodulation protein J; amino-acid sequence: MNHWSLPRLSGRWWAVWRRHLRVWSKLAGPAVLGNFGEPLLILLALGYGLGGFVGEVQGLPYLAFLASGVVCSSTMNTATFEGLYSAFTRLSSQQTWHAMLCTPLDVDDIVFGEAMWAATKGVMSGIAILIVMTPLGVIHDATALMALPILFLTGLCFASLALVITAFAHSYDFFLYYSTLAVTPMFLLSGIFFPLGEMGPAVQTGAWMLPLAHAVALIRPLVVGLPLTEVTLHLLVLAAYTLVGLYFSIVLLRRRLLGNAD
- the nodI gene encoding Nod factor export ATP-binding protein I, with amino-acid sequence MTMTNTSPQPVVHLRGLTKRYGPDTVVDGLDLDVQRGECFGLLGPNGAGKTTTLRLLLGHTPPTSGSIEVLGYPIPQEARTMRARVGVVPQQDNLDPDFTVVENLRTYASYFGLYGAAVDTRVIELLELAALTSKANAGVQQLSGGMRRRLTLVRALVNRPDLVILDEPTTGLDPQARQLIWQRLRSLLATGVTLILTTHYMEEAARLCDRLAILDHGRVLVIGSPRELIAAHIEPRVVEVHGPGVEQWRLAHGRHLASRTEQIGETVFCYTDDDRALLADLTARPELWFLHRPASLEDVFLKLTGRELHEETAG
- a CDS encoding hypothetical protein (Evidence 5 : Unknown function) produces the protein MAERSIKSETIHMTPNESLLLNEGAHITIEATDLPSPYSDAHCKEKLASLVENGLLLSHEKDRNVLLKHILLGARDIAHCAAATLFLKTEHHTLCFVMRTSDDALPTYEIPLFNSDGTPNEKFVVTYAALHKETVVINDVYSETRFDLSGTKAFSEKSGFRTISILTVPLTPNDDEVIGVLQLLNALDEKTGMVIPFPPHLIGFIEAMASQSAVALENHNLLESQKILIDALIKIIAGAIDAKSPYTGAHCSRVPTLALMLAEEASKVEHGPLADFTFTTKEEWYEFRVGAWLHDCGKVTTPEHIVDKATKLETIYNRIHEVRMRFEVLLRDAKIECLEAILAGTPNAQADAVFDARHQQLIDDFSFVAECNIGGEFMAPERIERIWKIGTEIWQRHFDDRIGLSHEELRRYQKAPVATLPAQETLLADKPEHIIPRIRTTDFDPKYRFKNKVPEHLYNLGELHNLAITRGTLSEEERFKINEHVMQTIVMLDNLPLPKHLKRVPEYAGTHHETLIGSGYPRQLTLDELSIPARIMVIADIFEALTAPDRPYKKAKSLSESIKILSFFKKDRHIDPNLFDLFLTSGVYRRYSEQFLKPEQMDEVDISRFIV